A section of the Arcobacter roscoffensis genome encodes:
- a CDS encoding type II toxin-antitoxin system PemK/MazF family toxin produces MEMRPAQKNSDKKKGVKPTQLKTTKQIFEEEKKAINNRLDCWHKEKKTVIHKKETVNKTSVGKVKFDIMPWTIWWFIAGENIGRELGSHVNQDESFNFYRPCIVISKLKSLHDTDHNLITILPLSTKSDGLGIHKKFIHKLESSKYPKTSKFNKGLKCDSYVVCHQMKTIDTKRLTAQVTTRILDEDVTEIKEKMKKYIDLI; encoded by the coding sequence ATGGAAATGAGACCTGCTCAAAAAAATAGTGACAAAAAAAAAGGAGTTAAACCTACTCAATTAAAAACTACTAAACAGATATTTGAAGAAGAAAAAAAAGCTATAAATAATAGACTTGATTGTTGGCATAAAGAGAAGAAAACAGTTATTCACAAAAAAGAAACAGTTAATAAAACTTCTGTTGGTAAAGTTAAATTTGATATTATGCCGTGGACTATATGGTGGTTTATTGCAGGTGAAAACATAGGTAGAGAATTAGGTTCTCATGTAAATCAAGATGAATCATTTAATTTTTATAGACCTTGTATAGTGATATCTAAATTAAAATCTTTACATGATACAGACCACAATTTAATTACTATATTACCTTTAAGTACGAAATCAGATGGATTAGGAATTCACAAGAAATTTATACATAAACTTGAATCATCAAAATACCCAAAAACCAGTAAATTTAATAAAGGTTTAAAATGTGATTCTTATGTAGTATGTCATCAAATGAAGACAATTGATACTAAGAGATTGACAGCACAAGTGACTACTAGAATTTTAGATGAAGATGTTACTGAAATAAAAGAAAAAATGAAAAAATATATTGATTTAATATAA